In a single window of the Streptomyces cinnabarinus genome:
- a CDS encoding right-handed parallel beta-helix repeat-containing protein, which translates to MRHSTGRHRRTRTLSIAAAVAVAAGAGGVCLGLSEGGAEAASTTVTVSSTAQLQSAVASAVAGTTIQVRAGTYTPTATLKSTANGTSSARITLKAYSGEEVKVDGSKLPDGSWLAGIYGDYWTVENLTFQNSPAQGFVATSSVGGVFKNLVTADNGDSGFTLRGDGTSGNLVQNLDSHGNYDPAGHGQNADGIAVKFGSGTGNRITGARLYNNSDDGLDLWQFSSPVTIDHSWAFGNGKNRWGDSAFEGNGNGYKLGGGGVTVAHVVNNNAAWDNTLNGFTENSNPGAIVLNRNTAYANTEAGFYFATGKARLARNLAVSNKGGLSKLGSGTVSAANNWDSGVATPGFKSVDAASAYGSRRADGSLPNTTFLTTGSTTIGATMN; encoded by the coding sequence GTGCGTCACAGCACCGGACGCCACCGCAGGACCCGTACCCTCTCCATCGCCGCCGCCGTGGCCGTCGCCGCGGGGGCGGGCGGCGTCTGTCTCGGCCTCTCCGAAGGCGGTGCCGAGGCCGCCTCGACGACGGTCACCGTATCCTCCACCGCACAGCTCCAGTCGGCCGTCGCGAGCGCGGTCGCCGGGACCACGATCCAGGTCCGGGCCGGCACCTACACCCCGACGGCCACGCTTAAGTCGACGGCGAACGGCACGAGTTCGGCACGGATCACGCTGAAGGCGTACAGCGGCGAGGAGGTGAAGGTCGACGGCTCCAAGCTGCCCGACGGCTCCTGGCTGGCCGGGATCTACGGCGACTACTGGACCGTGGAGAACCTCACCTTCCAGAACTCCCCGGCCCAGGGCTTCGTCGCCACCTCCTCCGTGGGCGGCGTCTTCAAGAACCTCGTCACCGCCGACAACGGCGACTCCGGGTTCACCCTGCGCGGCGACGGCACCAGCGGCAACCTCGTGCAGAACCTGGACAGCCACGGCAACTACGACCCGGCCGGGCACGGGCAGAACGCCGACGGCATCGCGGTGAAGTTCGGCTCCGGGACGGGCAACCGGATCACCGGGGCGCGGCTGTACAACAACTCGGACGACGGCCTCGACCTGTGGCAGTTCTCCTCGCCGGTCACCATCGACCACTCCTGGGCCTTCGGCAACGGCAAGAACCGCTGGGGCGACAGCGCCTTCGAGGGCAACGGCAACGGGTACAAGCTGGGCGGCGGGGGCGTCACGGTCGCGCATGTCGTCAACAACAACGCGGCCTGGGACAACACCCTGAACGGCTTCACCGAGAACTCCAACCCGGGCGCGATCGTGCTGAACCGGAACACCGCGTACGCCAACACCGAGGCCGGCTTCTACTTCGCCACGGGCAAGGCGCGGCTCGCGCGGAACCTGGCGGTGAGCAACAAGGGCGGGTTGTCGAAGCTGGGTTCGGGGACGGTGTCCGCCGCGAACAACTGGGACAGCGGGGTGGCTACGCCGGGTTTCAAGTCGGTCGATGCGGCCAGCGCGTACGGCTCCCGCCGGGCTGATGGGTCGCTGCCGAACACGACGTTTCTCACCACCGGGTCCACGACTATCGGGGCGACCATGAACTGA
- a CDS encoding right-handed parallel beta-helix repeat-containing protein, with translation MSRRTALPLTTALALGVGLAVLPTQAQAATVVVDTTAELTSAISGATAGTVIQVRGGTYYPTATLQSTANGSSSNRIYLQAYGSETVRIDGSSLPDGDWIFKLTADYWNVSNLTFQNSPDSAVVCQSCTGTVWSNVKTINGGDSGFTLTGDGTTNNTVKNLDSYGHYDSANHGENADGIAVKYGSGSGNLITGVRLYNNSDDGLDFWSFSSPVTVEHTWAFGNGVNRWSDSAFAGDGNGYKLGGDGEVVAHVVNNSAAWGNAGNGFTENSNTGAIVLNRTTSYANSKWGYYFATGAGKLGRNLAVSNGSGSVNKGSSVTSYLNNWDSGVATPSFVSTNSATTYNTRQSDGSLPATTFLTTGSTTIGATMD, from the coding sequence ATGTCTCGTCGCACCGCTCTCCCCCTCACTACCGCCCTCGCGCTCGGCGTCGGACTGGCCGTCCTCCCCACCCAGGCCCAGGCCGCGACCGTGGTTGTCGACACCACCGCCGAGCTGACCAGCGCGATCTCCGGAGCCACCGCCGGAACCGTCATCCAGGTCCGAGGCGGCACCTACTACCCGACGGCCACCCTCCAATCGACCGCCAACGGCAGCTCCTCGAACCGCATCTACCTCCAGGCGTACGGCAGCGAGACCGTGAGGATCGACGGCTCCTCGCTGCCCGACGGGGACTGGATCTTCAAGCTGACGGCCGACTACTGGAACGTCTCCAACCTCACCTTCCAGAACTCCCCGGACAGCGCCGTCGTCTGCCAGTCCTGCACGGGCACCGTCTGGAGCAACGTCAAGACCATCAACGGCGGCGACTCCGGCTTCACGCTCACCGGCGACGGAACCACGAACAACACCGTCAAGAACCTTGATTCCTACGGCCATTACGACTCCGCCAACCACGGGGAGAACGCCGACGGGATCGCCGTGAAGTACGGCTCCGGCAGCGGAAATCTGATCACGGGAGTCCGCCTCTACAACAACTCCGACGACGGGCTGGACTTCTGGTCCTTCTCCTCGCCGGTCACCGTCGAACACACCTGGGCCTTCGGCAACGGCGTCAACCGCTGGTCCGACTCCGCCTTCGCGGGCGACGGCAACGGTTACAAGCTGGGCGGCGACGGAGAGGTCGTCGCGCACGTCGTCAACAACTCCGCGGCCTGGGGCAACGCGGGCAACGGCTTCACCGAGAACTCCAACACCGGCGCGATCGTCCTCAACCGCACCACGTCCTACGCGAACTCCAAGTGGGGCTACTACTTCGCCACCGGCGCGGGCAAGCTCGGCCGCAACCTGGCCGTCTCCAACGGCAGCGGCTCGGTGAACAAGGGCTCCTCGGTCACCTCGTACCTGAACAACTGGGACTCCGGAGTGGCCACCCCGTCCTTCGTCTCCACCAACTCCGCCACCACCTACAACACCCGCCAGTCCGACGGCTCACTGCCCGCGACCACGTTCCTGACCACGGGCAGCACCACCATCGGCGCGACGATGGACTGA
- a CDS encoding pectinesterase family protein yields the protein MRRRTVLAGLTAGLVATGAGSALAGERRVLHVRPGESVQAAVDAVTGTGGTIVVHPGIYREVVKIPPQAAELTLRGATRDSRDVVIVYDNANGTQKPDGSGTYGTAGSATFTSAAPGLTVRDLTLANDWLRADHPEITGTQAVAACIYGDRTHFDNVRLLAHQDTLFVETTALDVFDRQYFHRCYIEGDVDFVFGRATAVFEHCRFHTLQRDVNFIPKGMVFAPSTARANPHGILALRSRITSGAEDAAYKLARPWVPSYETTAWPSLVVRDTWIGPGVDPVAPYTNMRDAYPWQTMRFREYANSGPGAVISIPENRPQLAPAEAEAHTKRAYLGDWRP from the coding sequence ATGCGCCGGCGCACCGTCCTCGCGGGACTGACCGCGGGCCTCGTGGCGACCGGCGCGGGATCGGCACTTGCCGGTGAGCGGCGGGTCCTGCACGTCCGGCCGGGTGAATCCGTCCAGGCGGCCGTGGACGCGGTGACTGGAACCGGCGGGACGATAGTCGTCCACCCGGGGATTTATCGAGAAGTCGTCAAAATCCCTCCCCAAGCGGCCGAGTTGACCCTGCGCGGCGCCACCCGCGATTCGCGGGACGTCGTCATCGTCTACGACAACGCCAACGGCACCCAGAAGCCCGACGGTTCGGGCACCTACGGCACCGCGGGTTCGGCGACCTTCACCTCGGCCGCCCCCGGACTCACCGTCCGCGACCTCACCCTGGCCAACGACTGGCTGCGCGCCGACCACCCCGAGATCACCGGCACCCAGGCGGTCGCGGCCTGCATCTACGGCGACCGCACTCACTTCGACAACGTCCGCCTCCTGGCCCACCAGGACACCCTCTTCGTCGAGACGACCGCCCTGGACGTCTTCGATCGGCAGTACTTCCACCGCTGCTACATCGAAGGCGATGTCGACTTCGTCTTCGGCCGGGCCACCGCAGTCTTCGAGCACTGCCGCTTCCACACCCTCCAACGGGACGTGAACTTCATCCCCAAGGGCATGGTCTTCGCCCCCTCCACGGCCCGCGCCAACCCCCACGGCATCCTCGCGCTCCGCTCCCGCATCACCTCCGGAGCCGAGGACGCGGCGTACAAACTGGCGCGGCCCTGGGTGCCGTCGTACGAGACGACCGCCTGGCCCTCGCTGGTGGTGCGGGACACCTGGATCGGGCCCGGTGTCGATCCCGTCGCGCCGTACACGAACATGCGGGACGCCTACCCCTGGCAGACCATGCGGTTCAGGGAGTACGCCAACTCCGGCCCCGGCGCGGTGATTTCCATCCCCGAGAACCGTCCGCAACTGGCCCCCGCGGAAGCCGAGGCGCACACCAAGCGCGCCTACTTGGGCGATTGGCGGCCGTAG